In a single window of the Oryctolagus cuniculus chromosome 9, mOryCun1.1, whole genome shotgun sequence genome:
- the CYSLTR2 gene encoding cysteinyl leukotriene receptor 2 produces the protein MERKLMPMPLSSSISEMEPNSTLSSYNSSKDCMIDNFKQEFYPVIYLIIFVLGALGNGFSIYIFLQPYKKSTSVNVFMLNLAISDLLFTSTLPFRADYYLRGSHWVFGDLACRIMSYSLYVNMYSSIYFLTVLSIVRFLATVHPFRLLHITSIRSAWILCGVIWILIMASSIVLLGTGSEHKGNVTSCFELNPGKINKLQTMNHIALVVGFLLPLCTLSVCYLLIVRALLKVELPESGLRLSHKKALITIIIALILFLLCFLPYHALRTLHLLTWEVGKCQETLHKAVVITLVLAAANSCLNPLLYYFAGENFKDRLRAVLRKGHSQEAETKFSFPVCVWLRKEAKV, from the coding sequence ATGGAGAGAAAACTCATGCCCATGCCTCTGTCCAGCTCCATATCAGAAATGGAACCAAATAGCACCCTGAGCAGTTACAACAGTAGCAAGGACTGCATGATTGATAACTTCAAGCAAGAATTTTACCCAGTCATATACTTGATAATATTTGTCTTGGGAGCCTTGGGAAATGgcttttccatatatattttcctGCAGCCTTATAAGAAATCCACGTCTGTGAATGTTTTCATGCTAAACCTGGCCATTTCAGATCTCCTATTCACAAGTACACTGCCCTTCAGGGCTGACTATTATCTTAGGGGCTCCCACTGGGTATTTGGAGACCTGGCCTGCAGGATTATGTCCTACTCCTTGTACGTCAACATGTATAGCAGCATTTACTTCCTGACGGTGCTGAGTATCGTGCGTTTCCTAGCCACTGTTCACCCTTTCCGGCTTCTCCACATCACCAGCATCAGGAGTGCCTGGATATTGTGTGGCGTCATTTGGATTCTCATCATGGCTTCCTCAATCGTGCTTCTGGGTACTGGCTCTGAGCACAAGGGCAACGTCACATCCTGCTTTGAGCTGAATCCTGGTAAGATCAACAAACTGCAGACCATGAACCACATAGCCTTGGTGGTGGGCTTCTTGCTGCCGTTGTGCACCCTCAGTGTCTGTTACCTGCTCATTGTTCGAGCCCTATTGAAGGTGGAGCTCCCAGAATCAGGGCTGCGGCTTTCTCACAAGAAGGCACTGATCACCATCATCATAGCCTTGATCCTCTTCCTCCTGTGTTTCCTGCCCTACCACGCACTGaggaccctgcacctgctcacGTGGGAAGTGGGGAAGTGCCAAGAAACATTGCACAAAGCCGTGGTCATCACACTGGTCTTGGCAGCTGCCAACAGCTGCCTCAATCCTCTGCTCTACTACTTTGCTGGGGAGAACTTTAAGGACCGACTAAGGGCTGTGCTCAGAAAAGGTCATTCCCAGGAGGCAGAGACAAAGTTCAGCTTTCCTGTTTGTGTGTGGCTGAGAAAGGAAGCAAAGGTGTAA